From a region of the Phragmites australis chromosome 21, lpPhrAust1.1, whole genome shotgun sequence genome:
- the LOC133903238 gene encoding secreted RxLR effector protein 161-like, giving the protein MEPWFKLNKESSSPPIDATKYRSLIGSLRYLVHTRPDIAFSIRNVSRFMESLSTEHLATVKRVLMYLAGTLDFGCRFARMTDEPWLIGHSDSNMDTHKSMTGVLFFFGPSQVSLQSQKQKVVALSSCEAEYIAVALAACQGFWLTPLLSVLKDEEPQPVELRVDNKSAI; this is encoded by the coding sequence ATGGAGCCTTGGTTCAAGCTAAATAAGGAAAGCTCGTCGCCTCCCATTGATGCAACTAAATATCGTAGTCTCATTGGCAGCCTGCGCTATCTAGTGCACACTCGACCAGACATTGCCTTCTCCATCAGAAATGTGAGCCGCTTCATGGAATCGCTATCGACCGAGCACCTTGCTACTGTGAAGAGGGTGCTCATGTACTTGGCTGGAACCCTAGATTTTGGGTGCCGGTTTGCAAGAATGACAGACGAACCATGGTTGATTGGCCATAGCGACAGCAACATGGACACACACAAGAGCATGACTGGAGTACTGTTCTTCTTTGGCCCGAGCCAGGTCAGTTTGCAGTCGCAGAAGCAGAAGGTTGTAGCTCTTTCTTCATGCGAAGCAGAATATATCGCGGTGGCATTGGCAGCATGCCAAGGTTTTTGGCTCACACCTCTGCTCAGCGTGCTGAAGGATGAAGAACCGCAACCTGTTGAGCTACGGGTGGACAACAAGTCTGCTATCTGA